The nucleotide window TGATTACGGATTTAACCGTTGATTTAGTACGGGGTTTCAGTGATGAGTATGTGGCACCGCATTCACGCCACACATCGGTTTCGATTGATGAAGTGCGGGCACACCCTGACTTGCGTCTACTAAGCTACTCGGATGATGCTGGCGTGTTTATCGTTCAGTCGAAAAACAATAAACATATTATGATCACAGGGCATCTGGAATATGATGCAACGACTTTATCGGATGAGTACTTCCGCGATAAGGAGAAGGATCCGGACAATACGGAGATTCCGGTCAACTATTTCCCGAATAATGACCCGCTGCAGGCACCGAAAAATGTTTGGCGTGCTCATTCGCATCTGTTGTTCTACAACTGGCTGAACTACTACGTATACCAAGAAACACCGTACGAATGGCATTACGTCGATGAAAATATTGAATATCATATTTAATGCTTATAAATTAAAAACTGGAACATAACCCAAAAAGCTATTTTTCTCTAGGAGAAAAATAGCTTTTTTTGCTGAGCGTTAAAAATTGATTTCCATTCCGGGTCGGACGCTTTCCGCGGGCACGGCCTGAGCCTGTAGTCTCAGGCGTCGTGCTATTCCCGCAGGAGTCGCCTCCCCTCCATTCCAATCAATTTTAAAAAGTATCCATTTCTTAATAAGGATTTTCTTCTTATCCAAGGGTACTTTTACTTATTTTCCAACTTCTTTATTTAATCGCGACCCAGGCACGTTCGCGTTCGATCTGCAAACTGATTTCCCGCCCGAAGAAATCGCTTAATAATTCGTCTGTTAACACAACTTCGCGTGCATTGGCTTCGATATTTTTTCCGTCTTTCATTAATAGCACATGGCTAAAACAAGGCAGAATTTCTTCTACATGGTGCGTCACATAAATAAGGGTAGGGCCGTTGTCTGCTTCTGCAATCTGTTCAATCGTTTGCAGCAGGTTTTCCCGTTCGATCAAGTCCAGACCGCCACACGGCTCATCCAATATTAGAATTTCCGGATCCGCCATAATCGCCCTTGCGATTTGCACACGCTGGCGTTCACCTTGCGACAAATGTTCGAATGATTTATTCGCTAAATGGTCACAGTGAAAATGCTTCATGATCGAAACCGCATGATCGATTTCTTCTTCCGTCACATCATTGAACAGACGAAGGGCACCGAATTTTCCGCTGAGCACGATTTCAATCGCATTATCCTGCCAGTTGAAGTTATCGATCATCGCATTGCTCACCCAGCCGATCCGCGTCCGCAGTTTCGGTATATATGTTTTCCCGTATGTTTCACCCAATACTTGGACCTTACCTTCATTCGGCCAAATATAGCCGTTAATTACTTTCAGCAATGTCGTCTTGCCGGAGCCGTTTAACCCTAAAATAGCCCAATGCTGTCCCTTTTGTACATGCCAGCTTAAATCGTTTAAAATCTGTTTGTCATTGCGATATAAATGGATATTTTCAATATGTATCATTTAAAAACACCTCCACTTATTACTATGCACTTTTTTCCATTATTACGAAAGTATTTTTTGAAAATTGTAACAATTAAATACAAAAAAAAGCAAACGCATAATGTTTGCTCTCCTCATTATTTATATAATAACGCCTTCGACACCTGCTGCGCGGTGGAACAGCTTTCCGTTCCATTTGAGCGCCCATTGTACGACAGGCCCTAAGCCGAACGCCATAAATACCGTACCGACTCCGACTGGTCCGCCCAATACAAACCCTAATACGGCAACCGTTACTTCCATTGTCGTACGTGCGCGGTTGACACTCCAGCCGAGACGGTGCACTAACAGCAGCATTAGCGTATCACGAGGTCCTACACCAAGGTTTGCGACCATATACATTCCGCAGCCGAAGCCCAGCAGGACTACGCCGACAGCAAACGCCAACGTTTGTTCCAACAGCGTATTCGCATCCGGTAATACAATCAAAAATATATCAATAAAAATCCCTGTCAGGAACATGTCCAAATAAGTTCCGACTTTCGGCAATCTTTTCGTGAAAAACGTATCGACAGCCAGAATGAGCAAGCCTAAAATAATCGACCACATACCGACCGTTAAGCCTAAGTTTTTTTGCAGTCCGATATGAAGGACATCCCACGACCCGACGCCAAGTATTTGGCCTTTAATCGTCAATGCGACGCCTAATGATAAAACAATGATGCCTGCGATGAAAAATACGCAGCGCCAATAAAATTCCTGTTTCACTTTCACATGTAATCCCTCATCAATCCTCGATATAATCCTTACTCATTATAACGATTGAATCGGCAAAAATGGATTTACAATAAATTCGAAACATTTGAACTTTTTGAGCGGCAAATTGTTCGTATTAGGAAGCGGGAACAGGGCATTTATTTTTCATACGAATAAGTTAATTCATCGGACGAATCGGCGACATCTACAACTAAATGATGTTCATTAAAAAACCATTCGTCGGATTTTTCGATGTAGAAATGAATATCTTCCACAACCTTTTCGATGCCTATTTCATGGGGCTGCTCCCGTGTCATGCCTAGCGAAAACCCTTCATGAAAAGGTGAAGAACCCCCATATCGTGCATAAAAGCGAATAAAATCACCTTTTTCTACTTCCATCTCTTGTTTAAACCAATTGAGTGCTTTTTCTGACAGTTTGATTTCCATATATTTCACCTCTACTGTCATTATGCAGTAAATAAAAAAAACTTACAAAGGCCGCGTTCCAAAATTTAAGTATAAAAAAGACTGAAGGGAAACTCCTTCAGTCAAGTGTTTAAAATCCTTTGATTTTTGGTTCGGTACCGGCTTTGATCCGCTTAATATTTTCACGGTGACGGTAAAAAATGAAGCCTGCCAGAACAACAACTAAAATGAATAATGCATATTCACCTGTTATCATCCAATGCCCAATTACATAAATAACCGCTGCAGCGGATACAATCATAGAAGACAAGCTGACCATCTTTGTTAACTTTAGGGCGATGACAAATACGATGATTAAAATTAAAAATAATGGTAAATTATAGCCTAAAATAACACCGCCGCTGGTAGCAACCGCTTTTCCTCCACGGAAACTAGCAAAAATCGGGAACATATGGCCAGCAGCCGCGATGACACCCAAGATTAAAGGATGGACAGTGCTGTCAGCGAAAAACGGCAATAACGGGAGCAATACCGCAGCCGTCCCTTTCAATATATCAATAAGCAATACGGCGATGCCCGGTTTTTTGCCTAATACTCTAAATGTATTGGTCGTTCCTAGATTGCCGCTGCCTTGTTGTCGAATATCCGTTTTGTAAAAGATTTTGCCAATCCACAAAGCTGATGGAATGGAACCGATTAAATAAGCACAAATAATAATTAATGCGTTGATCAAGTGTTGTGCTCCTTTCGAATTCAGAATTACTACTTGGTACTAATAGTATGTATTGAATATTTTACAATGTTTTTTAATAGAAGGAAAGAGGTATTATTTTTTCGTCGGTCGTTAAAAACAGGTAAAAAGTTACATTTTAATGTTTGCTGCTGAAGGATATGCTTTTAAACGTTCGTTTTTGATGATACAATTAATCTTTGCAAAGCCTAAATCAATAGCTTAAAACATTGACATCATGCATATTTGAGCGTACGATTAGGTAGTAAATAGAACGTTTGTTTGTATTTTTGGAGGGGATTACATTTGGTAAAAAACCAAACCGGTATTTCATATAATGAAGATGCCATTCAAGTATTAGAAGGTTTAGAAGCCGTACGCAAAAGACCAGGGATGTATATTGGTTCTACAGATAGTCGAGGTCTTCACCACTTAGTGTATGAAATTGTTGATAATGCAGTGGATGAAGCGCTTGCTGGATTTGGACATCATATCATCGTGAAGATTCATGAAGATAATAGTATTAGCGTGCGTGACCATGGACGTGGTATGCCAACAGGTATGCATAAAATGGGTAAACCAACCCCAGAAATTATTTTCACCGTCCTTCATGCAGGCGGAAAGTTTGGACAAGGCGGCTATAAAACAAGTGGCGGTCTACATGGTGTAGGTTCATCAGTTGTAAACGCCTTATCAACATTTTTGGAAGTAACCATCTACCGTGATGGCCAAATTTACCGTCAGCGCTTTGAAAAGGGCGGGAAACCGGCAACATCGCTTGATATGATCGGAAAAACGAAGGAAACAGGAACACTTGTGCATTTCCTGCCGGATCCAACGATTTTTTCTGTCGTTAAATATAATTATGATACATTAGCAGAGCGCTTACGTGAATCTGCGTTTTTATTAAAAGGATTAAAAATCGAACTGATTGATGCCCGCGGAGAAGGACAGCACGATGTTTTCTATTATGAAAACGGTATTGAAGCATTCGTCACATACTTAAACGAAGAAAAAGATGTACTGCACCCGGTTAAATATGTAGAAGGTACCATTCAGGAAATTGAAGTGGAGTTCGCACTGCAATTTAACGACGGCTATTCCGAAACAATTTTGTCGTTCGTCAATAATGTTCGTACACGT belongs to Solibacillus sp. FSL W7-1436 and includes:
- a CDS encoding ABC transporter ATP-binding protein, whose amino-acid sequence is MIHIENIHLYRNDKQILNDLSWHVQKGQHWAILGLNGSGKTTLLKVINGYIWPNEGKVQVLGETYGKTYIPKLRTRIGWVSNAMIDNFNWQDNAIEIVLSGKFGALRLFNDVTEEEIDHAVSIMKHFHCDHLANKSFEHLSQGERQRVQIARAIMADPEILILDEPCGGLDLIERENLLQTIEQIAEADNGPTLIYVTHHVEEILPCFSHVLLMKDGKNIEANAREVVLTDELLSDFFGREISLQIERERAWVAIK
- a CDS encoding YczE/YyaS/YitT family protein, coding for MKQEFYWRCVFFIAGIIVLSLGVALTIKGQILGVGSWDVLHIGLQKNLGLTVGMWSIILGLLILAVDTFFTKRLPKVGTYLDMFLTGIFIDIFLIVLPDANTLLEQTLAFAVGVVLLGFGCGMYMVANLGVGPRDTLMLLLVHRLGWSVNRARTTMEVTVAVLGFVLGGPVGVGTVFMAFGLGPVVQWALKWNGKLFHRAAGVEGVII
- a CDS encoding HesB/YadR/YfhF family protein; the encoded protein is MEIKLSEKALNWFKQEMEVEKGDFIRFYARYGGSSPFHEGFSLGMTREQPHEIGIEKVVEDIHFYIEKSDEWFFNEHHLVVDVADSSDELTYSYEK
- the plsY gene encoding glycerol-3-phosphate 1-O-acyltransferase PlsY, which produces MINALIIICAYLIGSIPSALWIGKIFYKTDIRQQGSGNLGTTNTFRVLGKKPGIAVLLIDILKGTAAVLLPLLPFFADSTVHPLILGVIAAAGHMFPIFASFRGGKAVATSGGVILGYNLPLFLILIIVFVIALKLTKMVSLSSMIVSAAAVIYVIGHWMITGEYALFILVVVLAGFIFYRHRENIKRIKAGTEPKIKGF